In Pseudomonas sp. HR96, the DNA window GGTGTCAGACAGCTCGATATCGGCCTTGAACGGCTGATTCAGATAGGAGCGCAGGGTCAGCTCGCCCAGGCCCAGGGCCGAGGAAACGCTGGAAAAGCACAGAGCGCCGGCGGCCAGGGCCATCGGCAGCGCGCGGGCCAGCAGGGTCTTGCGCGCGGTCAGCGAAGAACGGCGCCTGGAACTGCGGAGTAAACGCTCTAGCATGAGAATCCCTTGAAGGAACAGCATCCGATACTTTTATATAAGCTGTATAGCTCGCCACTTGCGCTTTCTCAAAGACCGGCGGGCAGGCCGGCTTCAGCCCTTTTTCTCGAGATTGGCGAGAATCTGCGAGTGCACGCGCATCGCTACGCGCAAATCGTCCTCGGCGACGCCGGCGAACAATTCGTCACGCAGGGTATCGGCAATCGATTCGATTTTTTCAATCAATGGCAGCGCAGAGGCGCTCAACGCTATTTTTTTGGCTCGGCGATCTTCCAACACTGCCAGGCGTTTGACCAGCCCCTGGGTTTCCAGGCTGTCGAGCAACCGCGCCAGGGTCGGCCCTTCCACCCCTACGCTTTGCGCCAGTTCGCGCTGAGTCGGCGCTTCATCGAAGCGCGCCAGGTGCAGCAGTACCAGCCAGCGAGCCTGGGACAGGCCCAGGCCGATCAGGCGGCGGTCCAGCTCGGCGCGCCAGCCGCGGGACATGTGCGCCAGCTGCATTCCAAAACGATGTCGGTCGGTCAACGGCATATTCAACTCGAGATAAAGTCAGCAACTATCAATTAGGCAGCTAACCATGGCTGCTTGACCTACGCAAGAGTCATGCCGAATGCTTTTATCCTAAAATGAAATTGCCATCAGTGCCCTCGACCATAAAGCCGGGGGGACTGAATTCAGACTTCGAATTCCGACTGCAGCGCCGCCCTCACGCAGTACAACACCCCTTCCGGTACCCGCCCGGCGAACTGTTCCTGGATCTGCGCCACCGGTGGCAGCTCGCCTTCGCCGTCGAGGAACGCGTCCTGGATCTCCCCCAACAGGTCCTCGGGCAGGTCCAGCGCCTGCTCCAACGACAGCTGCTGCTGGCCGATGGCCTCGGCCAGCAGGCTGTAGACATTCTTTTCGCTGCATTGCAGCTGGCTGGCGATCTGGGTTGGCGTCATGCCGGCGCTGGCCAGGCTGACCAACTCGTGACGCAGGTCGGCCACCGACGCTGCAGCCGGTGTGTCGCTGCCGCCCAGCACCTTGAGGAAGGCTTCGCCATAGCGCTCCAGCTTGAGCGCGCCGACGCCGCTGACCTGGGCCATCTCGCTCATGTTGGTCGGCTGGCTGCGCAGCATCTCGAGCAGGGTCGAGTCGGGAAAGATCACATAAGGCGGCACCGCATGTTCTTCCGCCAGCTTGCGCCGCAGCGCGCGCAGGGCCTCCCAGCCTTCGCGCTCGTCGCCGCGGACCAACTGGCTGGCCGGGCTGCCGCCGCTGCTGGAGCTGCCACGCGGGGCGCTGGCCTGCTTGATTTCCTTGCGCAGCTCCAGGGTCACTTCACCGCGCAGCAGGGGCCGACAGGTGGCGCTCAGGCGCAGGCCGCCGTAGCCTTCGAGATCGACATCGGCCAGGCCGCGGGCCACCAGCTGGCGGAAAATGGTGCGCCACTCGCTTTCGCTGCGGTCCTTGCCAACGCCGAATACCGAGAGTTTCTCGTGGCCGAAATTGCGCACTTTTTCGCTGTCCTTGCCCAGCAGCACGTCCACCAGGTGGCCGACGCCGTAGCGCTGGCCTGTGCGGAAGATCGCCGAAAGCGCCTGGCGCGCCGGCTCGGTGGCGTCCCAGGTCTGCACGCCGTCAACGCAGTTGTCGCAATGGCCACAGGGGTTGGGCAGGTCTTCGTCGAAATAGCCGAGCAGCGACTGGCGCCGGCAGCGGGTTTCTTCGCACAGGGCCAGCATGGCATCGAGCTTGTGCTGCTCGACGCGCTTGTGCACCTCGTCGCCTTCGGAATTCTGCAGCATCTGCTTGAGCATCAGCACATCCTGCAGGCCGTAGGCCATCCAGGCGTCGGCGGGCAGGCCGTCACGGCCACCGCGCCCGGTTTCCTGGTAGTAGGCTTCCAGCGACTTGGGCAGGTCCATGTGCGCGACGTAGCGCACGTTGGGTTTGTCGATGCCCATGCCGAAGGCGATGGTGGCGACCATGATCAGGCCTTCTTCGTTGAGAAAGCGCTTCTGGTTGGCCGCACGCACGTCCGAGGGCAGCCCGGCGTGGTAGGCCAGGGCCGGGAAACCCTGCTCGCAGAGAAACGCCGCCAGTTCGTCGACCTTCTTGCGCGACAGGCAATAGACGATGCCGGCGTTGCCACGACGTTCGTTGAGGAACGCCATCAGCTGCTTGCGCGGCTGGTCCTTGGCGACGATGCGATAGAAGATGTTCGGGCGGTCGAAGCTCGACAGGAAGCGCTCGGCGTTCTGCAGGTGCAGGCGGGTGACGATTTCTTCGCGGGTGCGCATGTCGGCGGTGGCCGTGAGGGCAATGCGCGGCACGTCCGGGAACTGCTCGGCAAGCTGACCCAGCTGCAGGTATTCGGGACGGAAGTCGTGGCCCCAGGCCGACACGCAGTGCGCTTCGTCGATGGCGAACAGGGCGATCTGCAGGCCGTGCAGGAAGTCCAGCATGCGCGGCTGCACCAGCCGCTCGGGGGCCACGTAGAGCATCTTGATCTCGCCACGGCGAATGCTCGCGGCCAGTTCGCGCTGCTGTTCGGCGCTGAGCGTGGAGTTCAGCGCCGCAGCGGCGACGCCAAGCTCCTGCAAGGTGGCGACCTGGTCGTCCATCAGGGCGATCAAGGGCGACACCACCACCGCCAGACCCTCGCGCAGCAGGGCCGGGACCTGGAAGCACAACGACTTGCCGCCGCCGGTAGGCATGAGGACCAACGCGTCGCCGCCACTGGCCACGCGCTCGATAATGGCACCCTGGCGACCCCGGAAGCTGTCGTAACCGAAGATGTCCTTAAGGACGCGCTGAGCCTGTTCGAGCATAGAAACTCCAAAAATCGCCACGCTCTCACGAGCAAGAGCCGTGCACAGCCGAGGCTGGATGAAAAACCGCCGCACTTCACCTGAAAATAGGTAAGCGCAGGTTGCATGGGGCGCCAGGTCGGGTCCCCGGGCAAGGTCGCGCATTATACCCGAGCGCCCCACAGAACAGGGCACCACCGGCCAATCGGCCTGAAAGCCGCGTTTTTACGGGTCTCTTTTGCCTGGCGGGTGGCGCCGAGGGCCTAACAGGGCCTAGAATTCACAATCGTTTATTCCTTCAAGGTATGCCCTTCATGTCCTTCGCCGAGCAACTGACCCGCCTGCAAGCCTTCCTCGACGCCGACGAGCTGCATGACGAGGCGCTGGACTACGTCGCCGCCCACGGTTACCTGACCGCCCTGTCGATCTGCGCCGAGGAGGTGCCGGAACGTGAATGGATCGACGCGTTGTTTGCCGAGGAGCCGCATTACACCGACGACGCCCAGCGTCAGGACGTCGAAGCCACGCTGATCCAGCTCAAGGCGCACATTGCCCGGCAGCTGGCCAGCGACGAGGAGTTCGAGCTGCCCTGCGAACTGGACCTGGGCGAAGAGCCCGATGACTCCGAGCTGCGCGGCTGGTGCATCGGCTTCATGGAGGGGGTGTTCCTGCGCGAAGCCGCCTGGTTCGAGACCGCCGAGGACGAAGTCAGCGAGATGCTGCTGCCGATCATGGTCGGCTCGGGGCTGTTCGACGAGCAGCCGGAGTTCTCCGACATCGCAGCGGACGCCAACCTGATGGACGACATGATCGTGCAGATTCCCGAAGCGCTGACTGCGCTGTACCTGCTGTGCAACGCACCCGACGAAAAGCCTGCACTGCTCAAGCCTCGTCACCACTGATTGCACCGCCAGCAGCAGATCGGGGGCTCTGCCCTCTATCCGAACAAGCCAATTCCTTGTTCGAAATGGCCCATTTAACCGGTCGTGCCTTGCGCCTCAGGGCTCGCAGCACCCGGCCACCGAGGTGAGGCCGTCGCCAGCTGCGCCGGCTCCTACAACAGTCCGTGGTGCACCACAGCTGGCGAGCGAAGCAACCCCGAATGCCAGGCTTGATTGGCCATGAGCCACGATATCTACAGATGATCCACCAGGCCACCGAGGTGATGCCCTCGCCAGCTGCGCCGGCTCCTACAACAGTCCGTGGTGCACCACAGGTGGCGTAGAAGCCGGCGAAGCTGGCGAGCGAAGCGACCCCGAATGCCAGGCTTGATTGGCCATGAGCCACGATATCTACAGATGATCCACCACGCCACCGAGGTGAGGCCCTCGCCAGCTGCGCCGGCTCCTACAACAGTCCGTGGTGCACCACAGGTGGCGTAGGAGCCGGCGCCCGCCGAGCTTTTTGGGCTTACACCGTGTCCACCTTGAGCGAATGATCGGTCAGCATGCCGTTGATGATGGTCGCCGCGTCGTTGCTCGCCACCGCCCCGCTCGCCCCCGCCGCCACACCGTATTGATGCGCCAGATTGACCCCTTGCAGGTCGATGGTCTGGGTCGGCGTGGCAGCTGCGCTGGAGCTGACCTGGATGGTAGTCATCAGGTTGTCGCCGGTGCCGGTCACCTGAAAGTGCAGGTAGTCGTCCAGCGAGTTGGCATCGCTGTGACCCTGCAGCAGCTGCGACAGGTCCAGGGTGTTGCTGCCCGGCTTGAAGTCGGTGACGGTGTCGTGGCCAGTGTTGCCCTGTTGCCAGAGGAAGGTGTCGCTGCCGCCGCCCCCCGTCAGGGTATTGTTGCCCATGCCGCCGATCAGCGTGTCATTGCCGCTGCCACCGATCAGGGTGTCATTGCCCAGCCCGCCATTGAGCACGTTGCCTTTGTCGTTGCCGATCAGTACGTCGTCGTGTGACGAGCCGATCAGGTTCTCGATCGAAACCAGGGTGTCGTACTTGCCGTCCATCACGTTCTGCTGCCCGGCAATGGCAAGGCTGACATGCACTCCGGCCGTGGCGTTCTGATAGCTGACCGTGTCGTTGCCGTCACCACCGTTGAGCAGGTCGTTGCCGCTGCCGGCGATCAGCAGATCGTCGCCTTTGCCACCGAACAGTGAATCGTTGCCGGCACCGGCGGTGAGCACGTCATTGCCGTCCGAGCCTGCCAGCACATGGTCACCGGTACTCGCTGCGGTGAGGGTCGCCGCCGTGGTGGTATCGGCGGCCACCGCGTAATGGGCATCGGTGGCCGTGCCGGTGGCGGTATCGGAGGAGTAGATCGCCGTGGTCGCGCCGATGGTCACCCCCAGGCTGTAATCCTCGGCGGTGCCCGCCGTGCTGGCATTGGTCACATGCAGTGTGTAGGTGCCGTCCTGGGTCGCGGTGAAGGCATGATCGGCGCTCAAGGTCTGGGTCGAGCCATCGGCCAGCACCAGCTGCAGCCCCAGCTGGGCACTGTTGGACGGGTCCAGGGTGAGGGTTTCGCCCTGCTTGAGGCTGACGCTGAACGACTCCTGGTCGACCTGCCCGGCCGCCGTGGTTGCCGCCAGGTAGCCGGTCACCAGCAGAGCCGCCGCCATGCCGCCGGACAGCGCGGTGAAGTCGGCGCGCTCCAGGGTGCGCAGGGATTCGCCAAGGTTCGTGCCGGCGCCGGTGAAGGCGATGGTCTGCAAGGTGCTGGCGGTGAAATCGCTGCTGTTACTGGCCTGGGTGACCGCCGTACCGCTGGCAGTGCCGCTGTCGTCAGCCACCACCAGGGTGCGGAACACCGTCACCACCGGCGCTGCGCCACCGGAAATCTGCACCTGCAGCCGCGCGGCGCTGGTGTCGCCATCGGCGTCGCGCAGGGTGTAGGTGAAGTTGTCGGTGGCGAACTGGCCGCTGGCCAGGGCCTTGAAGTCGGCGTCGTTGGTGTTGAGGGTGTAGGTGTAGGTGCCGTCGGGGTTGAGCACCAGGTTGCCGTAGGTACCGGTGAAATTGCCCGACACCACCGGCCCGCCGGCAACGCGGTCGGCGCCCAGCACGTCGTTGCTCAGCACGTTGCCGCTGACCGTCTGGCTGGTGGCGCTGACCAGTGCCCCGGCCACGTCGTTCACGGCAATCGGCGCGTCATTGATGATGTTGACGCTCAGCGTGCTGCTGGCAGTGCTGCCGTCGCGGTCGGCGGCAGTCACCGTGAACAGCTCGTTGATCGCGCTGGCACCCGCCGCCTGCAGTTCGTTGCTGTTGAGGTGGTAGCTGTAGCTGACCACGCCGGTGGTGGCGTTGTAGCCGGTGATGGTCAGGGTGTTGCCCAGCGCGCCGGTGATCGCCGGCAACGTGCCGACCAGGGTGCCGTTGCTGACCAACGCAGTGCCGTTGATCGTCAGCGCCGAGAGGCCGTCCGGTGCGGTTACCGTGAAGGTCCCGGTACGGGTCAGGCCGGCGCTGTCCGGGCTGCTGCCGTTGGCCAGGTTGGCCTCGAACACGGTCACCTGGGCGCTGTTGCCGCCCAGGCCGCCGATAGTGACCGGGTCGTTGAGGTTGTTGATGTTCAGGTTCAGGGTGGCGGTGCTGGTGTCGCCGTCCGAGTCATTGAGCGTGTAGACGAAACTCTCGGCTGCGGAAGTGCCGCCCAGCAGCGACTTGAAGGCACTGCCATTGCTGTTGAGGGTGTAGGTGTAGCTGCCGTCGGCGCGCAGCACCAGGGTGCCGTAGGTGCCGGTGAAAGTGCCGGCGCTGATCGGCCCGGCGCTGATGCGGTCGGCGCCCTGCACGTCGTTGCTCAATACGTTGCCGGTCAGGGTCAGGTGGCTTTCATCGGCAGCGGTGGTGTTGCTGTCGTTGACCGCCCGGGGCACGTCGTCGATGACGTTGGCGACGATGCTACCGACCACCGACTTGCCGGTGCTGTCGGTGGCGGACACGGCGATGTTCTCGGTCACCGTGTTGGCGCCGGCGACGGCGGCGTTGGCGGTGTTGCCGGTCAGCTTGTAGCTGTAGGTCACGGTGCCGGCGGTGGCGTCCAGGCCGGTGACGGTGATGGTGTTGCCCAGGGACGTGGTGATCGGCTGGTTCAGGGCCACCAGCACGCCATTGGTCAGGATCGCCACCCCGCCCACCGACAAGCTGCTGAGGCCGGCGCTGGCATTGACCGTAAAGGAATGACTCTGGGTCAAGGCGGCCGCGTTGGGCGCCGAACCCAGGGCCAGGTTGGCCTCGTTGACGGTAACATCGTTGCTGCCAATGCCGCCGATGACGATGGTGCTGGTGGATGCGCCGCCAACGTCGATGCTCAGCACGGCGGTGCTGGTGTCACCGTCCGAGTCCTTGAGGGTATAGGTGAACGTCTCGGTGCCGTGGGCGCCGTTGGTCAGCGCCCGGTAGGCGGCCGACCCGGTGTTGAGCGTGTAGGTGTAGGTGCCGTTGGCGTTGAGCAGCAGCGTGCCATAGCTGCCGTTGAAGCTGCCGCTGGTGATCGGCCCGCTGCTGATGCGGTCGGCACCCTGGGTGTCGTTGCTCAGCACGTTGCCGGTGAGGGTCAGGTGACTGGCGTCGGCCGTGGTGCTGTTGCTGTCATTGACGGCGGTGGGCACGTCGTCGGTGACCTTGACCACGATGGTGCCGCTGGCCGTGGCACCGGCGCGGTCGGTGGCGTTGACCGCGAGGTTTTCGGTCAGCACGTTGGCGCCGTTGCCGGTCGGGTGCGCCTCGTTGGCCACCAGGGTGTAGGTGTAGGTGACCACGCCGTTGGAAGCGTTCAGGCCAGTGATGCGCAGGGTGTTGCCCGAGGCAGTGGTGATCGGCGCGCCATAGTTGACC includes these proteins:
- the recQ gene encoding DNA helicase RecQ codes for the protein MLEQAQRVLKDIFGYDSFRGRQGAIIERVASGGDALVLMPTGGGKSLCFQVPALLREGLAVVVSPLIALMDDQVATLQELGVAAAALNSTLSAEQQRELAASIRRGEIKMLYVAPERLVQPRMLDFLHGLQIALFAIDEAHCVSAWGHDFRPEYLQLGQLAEQFPDVPRIALTATADMRTREEIVTRLHLQNAERFLSSFDRPNIFYRIVAKDQPRKQLMAFLNERRGNAGIVYCLSRKKVDELAAFLCEQGFPALAYHAGLPSDVRAANQKRFLNEEGLIMVATIAFGMGIDKPNVRYVAHMDLPKSLEAYYQETGRGGRDGLPADAWMAYGLQDVLMLKQMLQNSEGDEVHKRVEQHKLDAMLALCEETRCRRQSLLGYFDEDLPNPCGHCDNCVDGVQTWDATEPARQALSAIFRTGQRYGVGHLVDVLLGKDSEKVRNFGHEKLSVFGVGKDRSESEWRTIFRQLVARGLADVDLEGYGGLRLSATCRPLLRGEVTLELRKEIKQASAPRGSSSSGGSPASQLVRGDEREGWEALRALRRKLAEEHAVPPYVIFPDSTLLEMLRSQPTNMSEMAQVSGVGALKLERYGEAFLKVLGGSDTPAAASVADLRHELVSLASAGMTPTQIASQLQCSEKNVYSLLAEAIGQQQLSLEQALDLPEDLLGEIQDAFLDGEGELPPVAQIQEQFAGRVPEGVLYCVRAALQSEFEV
- a CDS encoding MarR family transcriptional regulator encodes the protein MPLTDRHRFGMQLAHMSRGWRAELDRRLIGLGLSQARWLVLLHLARFDEAPTQRELAQSVGVEGPTLARLLDSLETQGLVKRLAVLEDRRAKKIALSASALPLIEKIESIADTLRDELFAGVAEDDLRVAMRVHSQILANLEKKG
- a CDS encoding YecA family protein; amino-acid sequence: MSFAEQLTRLQAFLDADELHDEALDYVAAHGYLTALSICAEEVPEREWIDALFAEEPHYTDDAQRQDVEATLIQLKAHIARQLASDEEFELPCELDLGEEPDDSELRGWCIGFMEGVFLREAAWFETAEDEVSEMLLPIMVGSGLFDEQPEFSDIAADANLMDDMIVQIPEALTALYLLCNAPDEKPALLKPRHH